The Planctomycetota bacterium genome includes a region encoding these proteins:
- a CDS encoding phosphoenolpyruvate hydrolase family protein produces the protein MPFIPREEALKRLRGQVAAGRPILGCGAGTGISAKFAERGGADLIIIYNSGRYRMAGRGSLAGLMPYGDANAIVMEMAAEVLPVVKDTPVLAGVCGTDPFRLMPVFLRQLKDMGFDGVQNFPTVGLIDGTLRIGLEETGMGYGLEVEMIRLARELDMLTCPYVFDEESAMAMAKAGADVLVPHMGLTTKGSIGAHTALTLEQAAKRVQAMHDAAKAVNPDILVLCHGGPIAEPEDVKFILQHTEGVAGFFGASSVERLAVEPAIETQARLFKELSV, from the coding sequence ATGCCCTTCATTCCACGCGAAGAGGCGCTGAAGCGACTGCGGGGCCAGGTGGCCGCGGGCCGGCCCATCCTCGGCTGCGGGGCGGGGACGGGGATTTCGGCGAAGTTTGCGGAACGCGGCGGGGCAGACCTCATTATCATCTACAACTCGGGCCGCTATCGCATGGCGGGCCGCGGCTCGCTGGCGGGGCTGATGCCCTACGGCGATGCCAACGCCATCGTGATGGAGATGGCCGCCGAGGTGCTGCCCGTGGTCAAGGACACGCCCGTGCTGGCCGGCGTGTGCGGCACCGACCCTTTCCGCCTGATGCCTGTGTTCCTGCGGCAGCTCAAGGACATGGGCTTTGACGGGGTGCAGAACTTTCCCACCGTCGGCCTCATTGACGGCACGCTCCGCATCGGGCTTGAGGAGACAGGGATGGGCTATGGGCTGGAGGTGGAGATGATCCGCCTCGCCCGCGAGTTGGACATGCTCACCTGCCCCTACGTCTTCGACGAGGAATCGGCCATGGCGATGGCGAAGGCCGGGGCCGACGTGCTGGTGCCCCACATGGGCCTCACGACGAAGGGCAGCATCGGCGCGCACACCGCCCTCACGCTCGAACAGGCCGCGAAGAGGGTCCAGGCCATGCACGACGCCGCGAAGGCCGTGAACCCCGACATCCTGGTCCTCTGCCACGGCGGCCCGATCGCCGAGCCGGAGGATGTGAAGTTCATCCTTCAGCACACAGAGGGCGTCGCCGGCTTCTTTGGGGCTTCCAGCGTCGAGCGACTGGCGGTGGAGCCTGCCATCGAGACCCAGGCTCGGCTCTTCAAGGAACTGAGCGTGTGA
- a CDS encoding cupin domain-containing protein produces the protein MDKLGKGAVVRPTDVETLVYDWGTIRLLSEPNLTGAKKMTCGLVELAPGSGHSRHNHPGTEEIIYCISGHGEQMVDDAGTVKVGPGASIFVPTGAYHSTLNTGKRTMRLLVVYCPTGAEKALRAIPGVKTLAPGRKAKTA, from the coding sequence GTGGATAAGCTTGGCAAGGGTGCAGTTGTCAGACCAACCGATGTTGAGACCCTCGTGTATGACTGGGGCACGATCCGGCTGCTGAGCGAGCCGAACCTCACGGGGGCGAAGAAGATGACGTGCGGCCTGGTGGAACTCGCCCCCGGCAGCGGCCATAGCCGCCATAATCACCCGGGCACCGAGGAGATCATCTACTGCATTTCGGGCCACGGCGAGCAGATGGTGGATGACGCCGGGACGGTGAAGGTGGGGCCGGGGGCGAGCATCTTCGTGCCCACGGGCGCGTATCATTCGACGCTGAACACGGGCAAGCGCACGATGCGGTTGCTGGTTGTCTACTGCCCGACGGGGGCAGAGAAGGCGCTGCGCGCCATCCCAGGCGTAAAGACGCTTGCCCCGGGCAGAAAGGCCAAGACCGCCTGA
- a CDS encoding DUF1080 domain-containing protein yields MLSSRITRHASRISAVGALLLTTAGIAADRPFEPGRDGWLTLFDGSDLSRWKVSKSADWALKDALLTATKGEIVNYWQWADFELTALCRGEGEIRCRYSTIPDPAQPGYWLDVTDGTLRADGGRVVAKGTGAKTDGWREVSLVVSKGVFTVSLDGKHVAEGKDTACPHKGAICLVAKGRPFEVKLLRARPLNREKHANVPSPDSACFVCHANFEGEKIAKKHADSKADKLAREEDEEHLRPPKDRPKKAGCAGCHGPCFDHRSDEDNVTPPDVMYTRGEVKAACLQCHIPHKTETKRKDGNGPPPPNPVCTDCHGSHTVKN; encoded by the coding sequence ATGCTCAGCTCACGCATCACGCGTCACGCATCACGCATCAGCGCTGTCGGTGCGCTGCTCCTCACCACCGCCGGCATTGCCGCCGACAGGCCCTTCGAGCCGGGACGGGACGGCTGGCTGACCCTCTTCGACGGCTCCGACCTCTCGCGCTGGAAGGTGAGTAAGAGCGCCGACTGGGCGCTCAAAGACGCCCTCCTCACCGCCACGAAGGGCGAGATCGTCAACTACTGGCAATGGGCCGACTTCGAGCTCACCGCCCTGTGCAGGGGCGAGGGCGAGATTCGCTGCCGCTACTCCACCATTCCCGACCCCGCGCAGCCGGGCTACTGGCTCGACGTGACCGACGGCACCCTCCGCGCCGACGGAGGCCGCGTGGTCGCCAAAGGCACTGGCGCGAAGACCGACGGCTGGCGCGAGGTCAGCCTCGTTGTCTCCAAAGGCGTCTTCACCGTCTCGCTCGACGGCAAGCACGTGGCCGAGGGGAAGGACACGGCGTGCCCTCACAAGGGCGCCATCTGCCTCGTCGCCAAGGGCCGGCCCTTCGAAGTCAAGCTCCTCCGCGCCCGCCCGCTCAACCGCGAGAAGCACGCCAATGTCCCCTCCCCCGACTCTGCCTGCTTCGTCTGCCACGCCAACTTCGAGGGCGAGAAGATCGCCAAGAAGCACGCCGACTCCAAGGCCGACAAGCTGGCCCGCGAGGAGGACGAAGAACACCTTCGCCCGCCCAAGGACAGGCCGAAGAAGGCCGGCTGCGCCGGCTGCCACGGCCCCTGCTTCGACCACCGCTCCGACGAGGACAATGTGACCCCGCCCGACGTGATGTACACGCGCGGCGAGGTCAAAGCTGCCTGCCTCCAGTGCCACATTCCGCACAAGACCGAAACCAAGCGCAAGGATGGCAACGGCCCCCCGCCGCCCAACCCCGTCTGCACCGACTGCCACGGGAGCCACACCGTCAAGAACTGA
- a CDS encoding aldo/keto reductase, which produces MSDKDVNRREFLGKGAAAAGAGLVAARALAADAPPMPPKDKIRSYNDKMEYRRLGKTDQWISAISLGGHWKRCPFKGEDFDKNRAEILAKCLDSGINYVDACWGNEITAYAKALKTLGRRNDIYFGFSNGGQEMRFADWRTKAKLMESLETKMKEVGLDVVDFWRPTCHEPGGLHTFNESCEMVAAGEQAVKDGKVRWFGFSSHDRRWIEMMIREFPLVSFVVTPYTAKTKEKPTGSFFDTLRKHDIGFFGIKPFASNSIFKGGSAPDDEHREEDDRIARLALRYVLCCDVLTAPIPGLIFPHHVENCLKAIEERRKEDLAARPAVLDNQELAAATDRMWQRLPRGYQWLKDWEWV; this is translated from the coding sequence ATGAGCGACAAAGACGTGAACCGACGCGAGTTCCTCGGGAAGGGCGCCGCGGCCGCCGGCGCGGGATTGGTTGCCGCGCGGGCCTTGGCGGCCGATGCCCCGCCGATGCCGCCCAAAGACAAGATCCGCAGCTACAACGACAAGATGGAGTACCGCCGCCTGGGCAAGACCGACCAGTGGATCTCCGCCATCAGCCTCGGGGGACACTGGAAGCGCTGCCCCTTCAAGGGCGAGGACTTCGACAAGAACCGCGCCGAGATCCTGGCAAAGTGCCTCGACTCCGGCATCAACTACGTGGATGCCTGCTGGGGCAACGAGATCACGGCCTACGCCAAGGCGCTCAAGACGCTCGGGCGACGCAACGACATCTACTTCGGCTTCTCCAACGGCGGCCAGGAGATGCGTTTCGCCGACTGGCGCACCAAGGCCAAGCTGATGGAGTCGCTCGAAACCAAGATGAAGGAGGTGGGCCTCGACGTCGTGGACTTCTGGCGCCCCACCTGCCACGAGCCGGGCGGCCTCCACACCTTCAACGAGTCGTGCGAAATGGTCGCCGCCGGCGAACAGGCCGTCAAGGACGGCAAGGTCCGCTGGTTCGGCTTCTCCTCCCACGACCGACGCTGGATCGAGATGATGATCCGCGAGTTCCCCCTCGTCTCCTTCGTCGTCACCCCCTACACCGCCAAGACCAAGGAGAAGCCGACCGGCAGCTTCTTCGACACGCTCCGCAAGCACGACATCGGCTTCTTCGGCATCAAGCCGTTCGCCTCCAACTCCATCTTCAAGGGCGGCAGCGCGCCCGACGACGAGCACCGCGAGGAGGACGACCGCATCGCCCGCCTCGCCCTGCGGTACGTGCTCTGCTGCGACGTCCTCACCGCGCCCATCCCAGGCCTCATCTTCCCCCACCACGTCGAGAACTGCCTGAAGGCCATCGAGGAGCGCCGCAAGGAGGACCTGGCCGCCCGCCCCGCCGTCCTCGACAACCAGGAGCTCGCAGCCGCCACAGACAGGATGTGGCAGCGCCTGCCCAGGGGCTACCAGTGGCTCAAAGACTGGGAGTGGGTGTGA
- a CDS encoding sugar phosphate isomerase/epimerase family protein has translation MKVKFGLNLLVYSAAFTKDDVHLIKKVADMGYDGVEVLFADLGILDPKATRKACEEARMGLTACCVMVPEANPCSPKPEVRKAAVERLKQMVDLCAEMGGEAIAGPLYAPVRELTGKAPTDDEKKWCADALRTAAEHADKAKINVAIEPLNRFETYVITTIGDAVKMCKTVDHPRLKVQVDTFHANIEERDTAASIRACGPLVGHFHACENDRGTPGTGHVPWKDVFAALKDIKYERWVTIESFATGILDLCAAACIWRPIYDSADKLAKDGLAFLKKMAAEA, from the coding sequence ATGAAGGTGAAGTTCGGCCTCAACCTCCTCGTCTATAGCGCCGCCTTCACAAAGGATGACGTTCACCTGATCAAGAAGGTGGCCGACATGGGGTACGACGGCGTGGAGGTCCTGTTCGCCGATCTCGGGATTCTCGACCCCAAGGCGACCCGCAAGGCCTGCGAAGAGGCCAGGATGGGCCTCACCGCCTGCTGCGTGATGGTACCCGAGGCCAACCCGTGCAGCCCGAAGCCCGAGGTGCGCAAGGCCGCCGTCGAGCGGCTCAAGCAGATGGTGGACCTCTGCGCCGAGATGGGCGGAGAGGCCATCGCCGGGCCGCTCTATGCCCCCGTTCGCGAGCTCACGGGCAAGGCGCCCACCGACGACGAGAAGAAGTGGTGCGCCGACGCTCTCCGCACCGCCGCCGAGCACGCAGACAAGGCGAAGATCAACGTGGCCATCGAGCCCCTCAACCGTTTCGAGACCTACGTGATCACCACCATTGGCGACGCCGTGAAAATGTGCAAGACGGTGGACCACCCGCGCCTGAAGGTGCAGGTGGACACGTTCCACGCGAACATCGAGGAGCGCGACACGGCGGCCTCGATTCGCGCCTGCGGCCCTCTGGTCGGCCACTTCCACGCCTGCGAGAACGACCGCGGCACCCCCGGCACAGGCCACGTGCCGTGGAAGGACGTGTTCGCCGCCCTGAAGGACATCAAGTATGAACGTTGGGTGACCATCGAGAGCTTTGCGACCGGCATCCTCGACCTGTGCGCTGCCGCCTGCATCTGGCGCCCCATTTACGACAGCGCCGACAAGCTGGCCAAGGATGGCTTGGCCTTCCTCAAGAAGATGGCCGCAGAGGCCTGA
- the rny gene encoding ribonuclease Y — MVSGPVAVLLCVIGLGVGYGASELVSYILKRNARRKADELLAAARAEADETRRQAEVDAKEEVLRRREEFERETREARTELKLLEKRLVKREDGLERKAELTSKREKYIENLERELSTRQENVLNKEKELTEALDKQKEALYRISGLSPQDARAQLFERLERDFEREAAVLLERKVEQAKETADQKAREILATAIQRCAVEHTNESVVSTIDLPSDEMKGRIIGREGRNIRAFEKATGVDVIVDDTPGVVVLSAFDSVRREMARRAMEELVADGRIHPSRIEEVIDRAKRKTEETILQIGKQVLFDMGVHSNNQKLAYLLGRLKYRTSYGQNVLQHSIEVAHLCATMAGELRLDPALARRIGLLHDIGKAVDHELEGGHPEIGALIGKRIDEDAIVINAIAAHHEGAPPETVYAVLVQAADAISASRPGARRETLEKYIKRLERLEEVASSFEGVDTAYAIQAGREVRVIVKADKVDDRMTTKLARDIAKEIEQELDYPGEIRVTLIRETRSVDYAR, encoded by the coding sequence GTGGTTTCTGGACCTGTTGCCGTTCTGCTCTGCGTGATCGGTCTGGGCGTGGGCTACGGCGCCAGTGAACTGGTGAGCTACATCCTCAAGCGCAATGCCCGCAGGAAGGCGGACGAGCTCCTCGCCGCCGCCCGTGCCGAGGCCGATGAGACCCGTCGCCAAGCTGAGGTGGACGCCAAGGAGGAGGTCCTCCGCCGGCGCGAGGAGTTCGAGCGGGAGACAAGGGAGGCCCGCACCGAGCTCAAACTCCTCGAGAAGCGCTTGGTGAAGCGCGAGGACGGCCTGGAGCGCAAGGCCGAACTCACCAGCAAACGCGAAAAGTATATCGAAAACCTTGAACGGGAGCTCTCCACCCGCCAAGAGAATGTTCTGAACAAGGAGAAGGAACTCACCGAGGCCCTCGACAAGCAGAAGGAGGCCCTCTACCGCATCTCCGGGCTCAGCCCCCAGGATGCCCGAGCGCAGCTCTTCGAACGGCTCGAGCGCGACTTCGAGCGCGAGGCGGCTGTCCTGCTCGAGCGGAAGGTCGAACAGGCCAAGGAGACGGCGGATCAGAAGGCCCGGGAAATCCTGGCCACCGCGATCCAGCGGTGCGCGGTCGAGCACACCAACGAGAGCGTCGTGTCCACCATCGATCTCCCCAGCGACGAGATGAAGGGGCGGATCATCGGGCGCGAGGGGCGCAACATCCGGGCGTTCGAGAAGGCCACCGGCGTGGACGTCATCGTGGATGATACGCCGGGGGTGGTGGTGCTGTCGGCCTTCGACAGCGTGCGCCGCGAGATGGCACGCCGGGCGATGGAGGAACTGGTCGCGGACGGGCGCATTCATCCCTCCCGCATCGAGGAGGTGATCGACCGCGCGAAGCGCAAGACCGAGGAGACCATCCTCCAGATCGGCAAGCAGGTGCTCTTCGACATGGGCGTGCACTCGAACAACCAGAAGCTCGCCTACCTGCTTGGGCGCCTGAAGTACCGGACCAGCTACGGCCAGAACGTGCTCCAGCACTCGATCGAGGTGGCCCACCTGTGCGCCACGATGGCCGGAGAACTGCGGCTCGACCCTGCTCTCGCGCGGCGGATCGGCCTGCTTCACGACATCGGCAAGGCGGTGGACCACGAGCTCGAGGGCGGCCACCCTGAGATCGGAGCGCTGATCGGCAAGAGAATTGACGAAGACGCCATCGTGATCAACGCCATCGCCGCGCACCACGAGGGCGCACCACCCGAAACCGTCTATGCCGTGCTGGTGCAGGCCGCCGACGCCATCTCCGCCTCCCGGCCCGGCGCCCGCCGCGAGACGCTGGAGAAGTACATCAAACGGCTCGAACGTCTCGAGGAGGTCGCCAGCTCGTTCGAGGGGGTGGACACCGCGTACGCAATCCAGGCCGGGCGCGAGGTGCGCGTGATCGTGAAGGCTGACAAAGTTGACGACCGGATGACCACCAAGCTCGCTCGGGACATCGCCAAGGAGATCGAGCAGGAGCTCGACTACCCGGGCGAGATTCGAGTCACGCTGATCCGGGAAACCCGGTCGGTGGACTACGCCCGCTAG